GGCAGGATCAGGAACGGGTGCAGTTAGAAATCGTCCGGAAAACAACCATCCAGGATAATGCCCTGCAGATCACACTGGCCCAGTCGCTACCCAAGGCAAAAAAGATGGATTTCATCATTGAGAAGGTCTGCGAGTTGGGAGCAACCAGGATAATTCCCTTTTTCTCCAGGCGGTCAGTACCCCACTTAGCGCCGGACAAAACGGCCGCCAAACAGATCCGCTGGCAGAAAATCGCCCGGGAGGCAGCCAGAAAATCCCACTCTGCCGGCATACCGGAAGTTTCCGAGATTATGAATTGGGAGAATATGCTTCGGTCATCTGAAAATAGCGGGGAAGACCGGGGGGAGAAAATCATTTTCTGGGAAGAGGAAACGAGGACAAATCTGAAGCAGGTTTTGCGGGGCAAGAAATCTGAACCAAACCGGAACTTCTTCCTGATTGTGGGCCCCGAAGGAGGATTCGCCCGGGAGGAAATCGAACTCGCGGAACGGATGGGCTTTACGTCTGTCAGCCTGGGGCGTCAAATCCTCAAGGTGGAAACGGCCGCCCTCGCCATTCTGGCCATAATTCAATACGAAAGAGGCATCTTTGCCCCCGACGGTCACGAGGAAGGCGGCTTATGACGGGACATCGCTATGGCGGCTTCTGGAGACGGTGGGTGGCGCTGCTGATAGACAAATTTATCCTCTATATCATTTATTCCATCCTTATCATGCTGGAATTACGCATTTTCCCCCCCTCACCCTATTCCCGCCACCCCGATATACAGGCAGGCATCGGGGGCAACATGACCGGCCGCTACCTGTTTACCCATTTTTTCATATCCATGATTATCAGCATGGCATATTTTACCTATTTCCACGGGGCGATCGGCCAGACACCGGGCAAGATCCTGCTCAAGCTCCAGGTCGTCGGGGCAACGGGAAAAAAGTTGACCTACGGCATCGCCTTTCTCCGTTGGACAGGTAGTATTATTTCCAGTCTGGCCCTCTTCCTCGGCTTCCTCTGGGTCGCCTTCGACAGCAGGAAACAGGGGTGGCACGACAAGATCGCAGGGA
Above is a genomic segment from Deltaproteobacteria bacterium containing:
- a CDS encoding RDD family protein, with the protein product MTGHRYGGFWRRWVALLIDKFILYIIYSILIMLELRIFPPSPYSRHPDIQAGIGGNMTGRYLFTHFFISMIISMAYFTYFHGAIGQTPGKILLKLQVVGATGKKLTYGIAFLRWTGSIISSLALFLGFLWVAFDSRKQGWHDKIAGTVVELVNDEDQIAKNTLTTRGIFYR
- a CDS encoding 16S rRNA (uracil(1498)-N(3))-methyltransferase — its product is MTIARIFFPRKMAAGDRCTLTGEDRQYVATVLRMRKDERLLLFDGDGCEYEAVIRGQDQERVQLEIVRKTTIQDNALQITLAQSLPKAKKMDFIIEKVCELGATRIIPFFSRRSVPHLAPDKTAAKQIRWQKIAREAARKSHSAGIPEVSEIMNWENMLRSSENSGEDRGEKIIFWEEETRTNLKQVLRGKKSEPNRNFFLIVGPEGGFAREEIELAERMGFTSVSLGRQILKVETAALAILAIIQYERGIFAPDGHEEGGL